The following proteins are co-located in the Seriola aureovittata isolate HTS-2021-v1 ecotype China chromosome 7, ASM2101889v1, whole genome shotgun sequence genome:
- the phf1 gene encoding PHD finger protein 1 — protein MGGVSEGDDVLARWSDGLLYLGNVKRVDGVKQCCLVRFEDNSEFWVLRKDIHSFAAGVEEVCCICDAPPLKEPLINCLKCRHGYHPECHTPTIEPEADSDSWICRQCVFAVATKRGGALKRGRFARLMQFMKLRLPYQLSSLDWDPQHLTNQQQCYCYCAGPGEWNLKMLQCGSCGQWFHEACTQCLTKPLLYGDRFYQFQCSVCTKGPETIQRLPMTWVDLAHLVLYHLSLCCKRKYFDFDHEILSFTNENWDSLLLGALSDTPKQDRCHNLLNALNSHKDRFVSGKEIKKKKCLFGLQVRAPPPLTSDSSPLITDPPINITHRRSPLSLPCQRRVGGPESRKSKRRIIETQACPPPVAANPIELLPCCHGYMGGASLYNSRKSEEELNLSSPPKRMYALYHSTYNGNTALSRNLHHYNSVEDTCRLPPPCFPYPLNSNGNHHHHHLHQHHHSHQHNHQHQHQHQPGQKQLEPVILRDLPPYQAGMGGGGGVGGGGGGGGGGGGGGGGGGGGGGGGGSGTVARNWGGGEAVRILARRVTPDGKVQYLVEWENVSLY, from the exons aTGGGGGGAGTAAGTGAAGGAGATGATGTGTTGGCTCGATGGAGTGATGGACTACTGTACCTCGGCAATGTGAAAAGA GTAGATGGAGTCAAGCAATGTTGTCTGGTGAGATTTGAGGACAACTCGGAGTTTTGGGTACTGAGAAAGGACATTCACTCGT TTGCTGCTGGAGTGGAAGAAGTTTGCTGTATTTGTGACGCTCCGCCTCTTAAAGAACCCCTCATAAATTGTCTTAAATGTCGCCACG GTTATCATCCAGAGTGCCACACGCCAACCATTGAACCGGAAGCTGACAGCGATTCGTGGATATGTCGGCAATGTGTCTTTGCAGTTGCAACCAAG agaGGCGGGGCCCTCAAACGGGGACGCTTCGCCCGGCTCATGCAGTTTATGAAACTCCGACTCCCTTACCAGCTGTCGTCTTTAGACTGGGACCCGCAGCATCTGACCAATCAGCAACAGTGTTACTGCTACTGTGCCGGACCTGGAGA GTGGAACCTAAAGATGTTACAGTGTGGAAGCTGCGGTCAGTGGTTTCACGAGGCCTGCACACAGTGTTTAACCAAGCCATTACTGTATGGGGACAG gTTTTATCAGTTCCAGTGCTCTGTATGTACGAAGGGACCAGAGACCATCCAAAGACTACCCATGACCTG gGTGGATTTGGCTCATTTAGTGCTCTACCATCTCTCGCTGTGCTGCAAGAGGAAATACTTTGATTTTGACCATGAAATCCTGTCCTTCACCAATGAGAATTGGGACTCGTTGCTCCTAGGCGCG ctctctgaCACGCCAAAGCAGGACCGCTGTCACAATCTCCTCAACGCTCTGAACTCCCACAAGGACAG GTTTGTCTCTGGAAAGGAgatcaagaagaagaagtgtcTTTTCGGGCTTCAGGTGCGAGCCCCGCCTCCGCTGACGTCCGATTCGTCTCCCCTCATCACCGACCCACCTATCAACATCACACACCGGAGAAG CCCGCTGTCACTACCCTGCCAGAGGAGAGTGGGGGGGCCTGAGTCACGTAAATCAAAGCGTCGCATCATAGAGACACAG GCTTGTCCACCTCCAGTTGCTGCCAACCCCATTGAGCTGCTGccatgttgccatggttacatgGGAGGGGCCAGCCTTTACAACTCCAGGAAGTCAGAGGAGGAGCTTAACTTGAG CTCTCCTCCCAAACGGATGTACGCCCTGTACCACAGCACTTACAATGGAAACACCGCGCTCTCCAGGAATCTCCATCACTACAACAG CGTGGAGGACACCTGCAGGTTACCACCGCCGTGCTTCCCGTACCCCCTCAATTCCAATGgcaaccatcaccaccaccacctccaccagcaCCATCACAGCCACCAACAcaaccaccagcaccagcaccaacACCAGCCGGGCCAGAAGCAGCTGGAGCCCGTCATCCTACGTGATCTGCCCCCTTACCAGGCCGGCATGGGCGGAGGGGGTGGCgtaggtggtggaggaggaggcggaggaggcggaggaggtggaggtggaggcggaggcggaggcggaggtggag GTGGCAGCGGGACAGTGGCCAGGAACTGGGGTGGAGGGGAGGCGGTGAGGATCTTGGCGAGACGTGTCACACCAGACGGGAAGGTTCAGTACCTTGTGGAGTGGGAGAACGTGAGTTTGTACTGA